Proteins from a genomic interval of Mycobacterium conspicuum:
- the nagA gene encoding N-acetylglucosamine-6-phosphate deacetylase, whose translation MAVVSAGTVVLSGQVCRPGWLEISGRRIANCGAGEPPAPVDAAFPDSVVVPGFIDMHVHGGGGASYTSADGIAAAAGFHRRHGTTTTLASLVTAGPSELIAGVRALAEATRHGVVAGIHLEGPWLSPGRCGAHDPSLMRDPDPAEIDALLALGDGTIRMVTLAPERPGSEWAIRRFLDAGVVVAVGHTDATYEHACRALDMGATVGTHLFNAMPPLHHRDPGPALALLQDQRVTVELIADGVHVHPAVVRAVIEGAGPERVALVTDAIAAAGCDDGAFRLGTVAIDVASGVARVRGTSTIAGSTATMDALFRQVAAPGLDAALAAAVRMTSATPARALGLSAVGELRAGYDANFVVLDRELRVTAVMAGGEWV comes from the coding sequence ATGGCCGTAGTCAGCGCGGGGACCGTGGTTTTATCCGGACAGGTGTGCCGGCCGGGCTGGCTGGAGATTTCTGGCCGGCGGATCGCCAACTGCGGGGCCGGTGAGCCGCCCGCGCCCGTCGACGCCGCCTTCCCCGATTCCGTTGTGGTGCCAGGGTTTATCGACATGCATGTGCATGGCGGTGGCGGTGCCTCCTACACGTCGGCCGACGGTATCGCGGCCGCTGCGGGGTTCCACCGGCGCCACGGCACCACCACCACGCTGGCCAGCCTGGTCACCGCCGGACCCTCGGAACTGATTGCCGGCGTGCGGGCGTTGGCCGAGGCGACCCGCCATGGCGTCGTCGCGGGCATCCATCTGGAGGGGCCGTGGCTTAGCCCGGGACGTTGTGGCGCACATGACCCTTCGCTTATGCGCGATCCCGACCCGGCCGAGATCGACGCGTTACTAGCCTTGGGCGACGGCACCATTCGGATGGTCACGCTGGCACCCGAACGGCCTGGCAGCGAGTGGGCGATCCGGCGCTTCCTCGACGCGGGAGTCGTTGTCGCCGTGGGACATACCGACGCGACGTACGAACATGCTTGCCGCGCCCTCGATATGGGCGCGACCGTCGGCACGCATCTGTTCAACGCGATGCCGCCGCTGCATCATCGCGACCCCGGGCCCGCGCTGGCGCTGCTGCAAGACCAGCGGGTGACCGTCGAGCTGATCGCCGACGGCGTGCACGTGCATCCCGCGGTGGTGCGCGCGGTGATCGAGGGCGCCGGTCCCGAGCGGGTCGCTTTGGTCACCGATGCGATCGCCGCGGCCGGTTGCGACGATGGAGCGTTTCGGCTCGGCACGGTCGCGATCGACGTCGCGTCCGGCGTGGCGCGGGTGCGTGGAACGTCGACGATCGCCGGCAGCACCGCCACCATGGATGCGCTCTTTCGTCAGGTGGCCGCGCCCGGTTTGGATGCGGCGCTGGCCGCCGCGGTGCGGATGACGTCGGCCACGCCGGCGCGCGCCCTCGGGCTTTCTGCTGTGGGTGAGCTGCGGGCCGGCTACGACGCCAATTTCGTTGTGCTGGACCGTGAACTTCGGGTGACGGCAGTCATGGCCGGCGGCGAGTGGGTCTAA